The Oryzihumus leptocrescens sequence CGGCACGTCCGCGACCGGGTCAGGCCACGCCGTGATCCGCAGCCTCCTCGTCGTGCTGGCGGTCATCGCCGCGTGCTTCACCTGCCTGCCCCTGCTGCCCCGCCGGGCCGCCGCCGAAGCCCACTGACCCCTGCCCCTGGCCATGACGACGACGGGGCCGGCACCCGCAGGTGCCGGCCCCGTCGTGTGGGCTGGAGTGCTCAGGCCTTCTTGGCCGGTGCCTTCCGGGCCGTGGTCTTCCTGGCCGGGGCCGCCTTGGTGGCGGTCTTCTTGGCCGCCGTCTTCGTGGCCGGGGCCGTGGTGACCTTCTTCGCGGGCGCCTTCTTGGCCGGGGCCGCCTTGGTGGCGGTCTTGGTGGCCGTCTTCTTCGCCGGAGCCGCCTTGGTGGTGGCCGACTTCGCCGCCGTCCTGGCCGGAGCCGTCTTCGTGGCGGTCTTGGTGGCCGTCTTCTTGGCCGGAGCCGCCTTGGTCGCCGTCTTGGTCGCGGCCTTCTTCGCCGGAGCGGCCTTGGTGGCCGTCTTGGTGGCCGCCTTCTTCGCCGGAGCCGCCTTGGTCGCCGTCTTCCTGGCCGCGGCCTTGGTGGTGGTGGTCGCGCCGGCAGCCTTGCGGGCCACCGCCGTGCCGGCCTTGGCCGCCGTGCCTGCAGCGGCACGCGCGCCGGCCGCAGCGGTCTTGGGCAGCTGGCGCGGGTCGGCGACGACCGTGCGGAACGCGGTGCCGGCCTTGAACTTCGGCACCGAGGTCTTCTTGATCTTCACCGTCTCGCCCGTGCGCGGGTTGCGGCCCGTGCGCGCGGCCCGTGCCGCCTTCTCGAAGGTGCCGAAGCCGGTGATGCCGACCTTCTCGCCCTTCGCGACGGCCCGGATGATGACGTCGAGCACCGCTTCGAGAGCTTCTGCCGCGGCCTTCTTGCTGCCGAGGCGCCCTTCAAGGGCGTCGATCAGTTCTCCCTTGTTCACGTCTTCCCCTCCCGAGGAAATGTGCGCCGGACCCCTTGCCCGGCGGGTCTGCGGCCGAGCCTGTGCTCGACTTGGAGACGACGTTAGGCCTCCGGGAGTGTGGAGTCCACCACAAACGGAACATCGGATTCGTTGTGTCGCAACGTGTTTGAACAGGGGCCGAGACCGCCCCTGACCTGCGCAGACCCCTCGGAGGCGACTCCGCGACTCCGCCCCGGACGCAGTTCGGCGCCCCGGTGAGGGGGCGCCGACGGCCGTTGTTGTGTTGTGGCAGAACGGATTTCGCGATAGTGGGACCTGCGGCTCAGCTGGCGGTCGAGGCGGCCAGGGTGCTCGGCTTGTATGCCGGTCGGGTCGCCTCGAAGGCACTCACCTCGGCCTCGTGGCGCAGGGTGAGCCCGATGTCGTCCAGGCCCTCCAGCAGCCGCCAGCGCGTGTAGTCGTCGACCTCGAACGGCGCGACGATGTCCTT is a genomic window containing:
- a CDS encoding HU family DNA-binding protein, giving the protein MNKGELIDALEGRLGSKKAAAEALEAVLDVIIRAVAKGEKVGITGFGTFEKAARAARTGRNPRTGETVKIKKTSVPKFKAGTAFRTVVADPRQLPKTAAAGARAAAGTAAKAGTAVARKAAGATTTTKAAARKTATKAAPAKKAATKTATKAAPAKKAATKTATKAAPAKKTATKTATKTAPARTAAKSATTKAAPAKKTATKTATKAAPAKKAPAKKVTTAPATKTAAKKTATKAAPARKTTARKAPAKKA